One segment of candidate division TA06 bacterium DNA contains the following:
- a CDS encoding TrkA family potassium uptake protein codes for MRQFAVIGLGRFGSSVARTLVERGHEVLAIDSEEEKVAEIADQVTHAVQLDASDEKALRSVGVADVDVAVVSVGDISASILITLLLKELGVGLVASKALDALHAKVLRRVGADKIIFPERDMGVRVADSLSTPGIFDYIEVSPTHSIVELVAPGSLQSKTMRELDLRAKYGVNVIAIKRKKPKISKEGASEIEEEFILGPTADEQIVHGDLLVLLGKDEDIEKLKRL; via the coding sequence GTGCGCCAGTTTGCTGTGATAGGCCTGGGAAGGTTCGGAAGTTCAGTAGCAAGGACTCTTGTAGAGAGAGGTCATGAGGTTCTTGCCATCGACTCTGAAGAGGAGAAAGTCGCAGAAATTGCCGACCAGGTGACCCATGCCGTGCAACTTGACGCCTCTGACGAGAAAGCACTCAGGTCTGTTGGTGTTGCGGACGTGGACGTGGCGGTAGTCTCTGTTGGTGACATCTCCGCATCAATTCTCATAACTCTGCTTCTGAAAGAGCTCGGAGTGGGCCTGGTAGCGTCCAAGGCTCTTGATGCACTCCACGCAAAGGTTTTGAGGCGAGTAGGCGCGGACAAAATCATATTCCCCGAGAGGGACATGGGCGTAAGGGTGGCAGACAGCCTTTCCACACCGGGAATCTTTGATTATATTGAGGTCTCGCCAACTCACAGCATTGTGGAGCTCGTTGCTCCCGGGTCATTGCAGAGCAAGACCATGCGAGAGCTGGACTTGAGAGCCAAATATGGGGTTAATGTTATCGCCATAAAAAGAAAGAAACCAAAGATATCGAAAGAGGGAGCATCAGAAATAGAGGAGGAGTTCATCCTCGGACCAACAGCAGACGAGCAGATTGTCCATGGTGACTTGCTTGTGCTGCTGGGCAAGGATGAAGAT